The DNA segment GATCTGAGAATGTAAACATCATTTTAAAACAGGCTCTGCAGAAAATCGAGATAGGCAAATGCTGAAAGTGTGATGGCTGAGGCAGTTAGAGCACCTTTATGTTATACTGACTGTGTCAGCAACATTCAAGAGGCTTATAGTTATAAGTTTTCTTGGTGATGTGGTGGGTTCAGCTTTCTGGACTGACACAGAGTGTATCTCTCCCTGGCATGGAGTAGACCAGGTGACAgcagttttattaaaattttttcttaattcttggtcagtttaagaaaaaaataaaaaatatagaaaCTTTTATTCTTGTGAAAAAATATGGAATTGTTGCTTATTGTAGCAGTGGTTAGAGGTAGCTGTAATGTCACACACATCAACAGGTACATTCACAGATAAGATAACTCTTGCTCAAGAAGAGCAGAGTTGCCCTTAACCAGCTCTCCATTTCAGGCTTCGCACCACAGGTAAAATATCGTCCAGGTTACTGATCTCTGcaacagaagagaaaggagaatggTAAGACTGTACCCAGAACACCTTCAAGTTCAGCCAAAATTCTAACTTAAATGTTAGAAAAACAGATAGTGAATTAAATAAACTCCTCACACCTTTTAGTGCTTTTAGAAAAAACGCAGTTGGGCTTCTGAGTAATATGATTGAGTATATGCAACCCCATGttcaatgaaaataaagtattttggTCACTTCATGGGGAAGgatggaaaggagaaggaggcaAAACGTAGCACCTTCTCTGGCATGCTCCTTATGTTTTAGCACATCAGGAGTAAACAAAACATTTGTTAGTTATTTAAAGTTCTATGAGGAAACATTTGCATCAAGATAATTACAACTGTTGTAAATATTACTCACCTAGAAGACTGAGCAAATCTTGAATGAGAGCTTGAAATGGGGGAAAGAAGCGCTCGTGTTCTTCTAGCTTATTGATGATACTGAAATGTGCAAGTGAGACTGTCAGACAAGGGCTGCAAGGACAGTGCAAGTTCATCTCCTCAGCTGTTTCATCATTCTGTGCATGACTTTCTGAAAACACTGTTACTTAGTGTATAAAACCACTGACTCCAAAACTGTGTTCTCCAGTTCTGAAACCTGCAGCCAACAAGAATTAACTGTCATGAGGATCTCTGATTTCACTATTTATGCCCTATGTAtggctttcctttcctcctcatATGGTACCAGGTCTTCTGTGGACTGGAACATTAGTCTGTATATGCTAAATATACTGCCTGGGGGTGGCTGATGCAACTGCCTTGGAGGTGAAGCAAGAAATGCTTTATAATAAGCATTACTGTTCTCTAGTTAAAACTGAGCAGTGAGCACAGAAAGGCCGAGTGAGTATTGTTAATTCAGCATGTGTCAGATTTGCTGCCTGCTCCTGTTTTCAGTCTGTCTGTAGAGCAGAGGCTGAATGCAAGCACTTACAGTCTGCTACCACCTAGGCATGGCTATAATCTGTTGTAGATGGAACAGGATTTGTCCAGTTCCTGAAGTATTTGTAGGCAGCTTGAGGCATACACTGCCTTAGCAACTTCTATATTGCAGCTGAAACTTGCAACACTTTCTCCTCCCCACCCACATGCAGGATTTGTCTCCTGATGAAACACATATCCCATTAGGGCTTGTTTGATCACCTTATCCACCACTGGGTGTTTTAGAGCCTACTGGCCTCAGTTCCTCTCATTGCCAGCTTTATCCTTTTCAAAGGATTCTGGAGTTGTTTCAAGGAGAAGAATAGTAACACTTCTGCTGTCACAGCTCACTGACTTTGTTAACAAATGATTAGTTTATTTCAGCATCAGTTTAGCCAGTTTTCTCAATTACACGTGATGTCTGAGGACCAGTCACCAGTGGAACAGCCTCACATACCTATGGATGTCTTGGGTCCCCAGAAGCTGCTGTACCTGCTCAGTCACCTTCTTATTAATGATGTCACATAGTTTCCCAACAGTATCCACTACCACCGTGGGTGGAGCTGAACTGTctgtggaaaaacaaacacttaGTGTTTCTTGTAGCAGTAATAAGAGGGAGGTATTTTAGGCACAGTCAAATTCTTGCAAGTGTccagattttgtttttcatatatCTAGGCATACACATTCCATCagtcacagaaaacaaagtgcCCATGATCAGAAATTACTGGAAATCAGGCCAACTGAAATTACATATACAGAGAGACGGCTCCTGTGACACAGTAGACACAGTATAAGGCCTAGGCCAACAAGGAATCTGCTTAATAAGTATTTTGTTAACACAGAGAACTTGTTTTAGTATTAGATTTTACCTGGTTTGGCTGCTGTGACTGAAGATAACAGGCTCCTTGGCCTTTTCTCAATTTCAGAAGAACTAGGATTGGAGAAGGCATCCTCTAAGCTGCAGTTATTAAAGGGACTTGAGACTTCCTCATCTCCCAGGCCAGCTGCCCGCAGGAAAACTCCTTCCCTCCCTAAGTGAGGCTCAGCAGCCCAGGAGCCTTGCCCTGGGGCTGGacatcccacagcccagccaaACCTTCCaacccaggagcagcaggagctgctgtgctccagAGGTACAAACCAGAAGAGAAGTAACTAAGTACACCTTTGAGTACTGACAGTTTTTGACATTCAAcaatttcttttggtttttaagTTTAGTAGCGTAAGATGGAATTTTCTGAGGATTAGACACAATTACACTTGAATGAATTACTGagtagaattattttttccttgaacTTGCTATCTTTCAAGTAGAGAATGAAAGACAATTAGGAAGTCAGCTCACAGAAAAGGAAGTTTGGGAAGAAAAGCACCTCTATTTCCTCTGTTAATCCCTTCTTCTGCCTCCCTGTTATTCCTCAGCAGCTGCTAAAGGTTTACAAATAATGGGAGTTTGCTATTCAAACTGCAAATTGTCAGGAACCTATTTTTATCTtaccaggaaagaaaacacctgGTCTCATTTCTCAACAGCTCAATACTATTTTCTGTGAAGAGATCAgctttttacttgttttcttcctttggaaTGGTCTGAATAAACAGCAGATGGTCAGTCTTTACCTAGTTCCAGGAGCTCATGGAGATTCCTCATAACGTTGGTCATCTCCCCAAGCTTTGTGTAAACTTCATTCATTCGTGGATAAACACCATTCACAGAATTCACATCAAACAACTTCTGGAAGTGAGAGACTATCCCAGACAGTGTCTGCAAGGATGGCGTCTGGCTGTTCTGTAGCAAGCAGGAAGAACTCATCAATGTTACTGCTTAACAAGGCAAGGACACTTTAAAACTGTGAAACACTCTAAAAACCAGTCTGAATTAAAATAGGCATAATGTCCCTTACTAAATCTCAGCCTTTCAAATATTCTTAAATCTGAAGACATATTTTCAATAGTTTTCAGACACAAATACCCACTAAACCTAAAACACTCTTTCaaaagttttcttctctgtggctGAGAAGTGCATTTACATATTCTCAGCTCTGACTGAGAAACAGAACAGGATCATTCCTGAGACTACACGGCAATGCAAATTCACCACTGGTCAAGTGCCTTTGATCAAAGCAGGCTTCCCCAAGGTGAATTTATCCCTTACATTAAAAGTCTTTGACTATTGAATGTCTTCAAACAGGTATTTCTTAAACCCCAGAAGGCTTTCAAATGCACCAATCTAATCATCATGTGAAGAATGCATTTAAGAATGTAACTTATGATTATGAACCCCTGGTGAGAATTaccttttccttattttctatttcttccaAAATGGCATCTACTATGAACTGGAGGTCTTCAACTCGTACGGATTCCCTGTTATCCTGTGGATCTGCAGGATGCCAGGGCACCAATTCCAGAGACAGTTTTCTCAAGGACCTATGCAAATCCTTTTAAAAGGAAGGAGATACAACTTATTTTAGAAACTCTTTAAAGTTGTTTTCATTATAGAAACAAGcagattttctgtttctcatatGCAGAAACATTCCAATATTAGAGACGGTACAGTTTTAGTTTTAATGGAATGTAAGCACAGCATCTTGCTGACATTCTTTGATTTGAAAAGAACAGTTAAGtctaaaaatactgtatttgctGTTTCACACTTTCAGGGAATTAAGAAGTTTTGGTCACAAAGAATTTGGTTTTAAACAGAACTATTTCACTTGTTATTGTTCTGaccagaaaaaagaagagaactCACCATCAATGTGTCAGGTCAAGACTATAAAGGTTAATTGTCTTCTTAGGCACTCAGCCAGTGAACAAAAACACTTAAGTGATACACACAGAGGAGTATCTCTGGTATGTATTTCACATGGagagcagaattatttttaaaatttaacacCAAGTCAGGCAAGACTAAAAGCtacacacaaaaacccccacaaccaCATACAGTGAGAGGCCAAGGAGTGGTGAGCCCATAAAAGGAAGACTCTAAAGCCAAGTACAATAACAGGTTGTTACCTTTAGGGCCATCAGCTGATCTGCCCACATTTCTATAGTGAGGGGAAGGTGCTCAAATCCACATTCCTGTCCGTTCTCTTTAATATAATTTTGCACTGGCCCTTTGCTGCGCCGGTATATTAATGGGGGAGCTCTTGGACTTCGCAAAATAGAATCAATATGGGACAAAACCTTCACCAACAAAGAACAAGTGTTATTGCTCAAATATGTATGACATTTCGTAATAAAATTCCTCACTTTCACAGTCATGATTGTCTAAACATTAAATCAGAAATAGCTCAAATATTACTATCGATCCAATATTACTATTGATGAATTTTACATGTGCATTCAATATGTAATAGAGACAAAGATTTAAATGTATACTAGCTAGAAGATAGGTAAAAGTAATGCAAGTATACTTCCTTTAGAGGGGTATTTATCCACTCAAGGCATTGTTACTTTCACATTTTACTTTTTGCTAAGTTTTATTATATTTGGGCTttttaattcaaagaaaaataaaagccactATCTCCTCAGGAGTGTTTAAAACCATAACCTAAGGATCTGTTTTGCTCAAGACCTTGACATAAACCCCCTGCCCTGAAAAGACTTCAGCTCAATCATGGATTTGATATTTGCCAGCCCAGTATCTGCTTCCTTGCTATATTTTCAGGTAGTTTACACAGAAGATAGAACAATTAAGAACCAGCCTACATTAACTGCCAAGTCCAGGACATCACTCATCTTGCACAGAGGACTTGACAGGAACTCTCAGACTCAAACCAGCACCCTGCAGTTTAGGTGGTTAAACAAAACATGTATAATATTTCATTGTAACACTGCTAGATACACACAGTACAGATAAAACTAGTGCACCTCTAAGTATTGCCGACAAGCTGTCTGCAGCTGATCCACTCCTGCAACGCTTCcagattctttcttttcttctcttgtttCTCCAGTCCTAGTCCCCAGAGATCTGCACAAAAATACATACAGTGGGGTACACAAGCAGCCTTAGAAGGAAATAGTACTTTCATCTTGAGAAAAGAACCAGGTATGTAGCACATATACTCACACCTACAAAGCAAAATCTCCATGTTATAATAGAATTCCATTGGACTGAACTAGTACAGACTGACAACACAATACCTAATGTAAGTATCAATTCATCTCAAGCCTCCAGACTGAGGCTGTTCCAGACCCTATCCTTATTTAGAAAGGGCACCACCAGATATACAGTTGTTCTGTTACCACAGGCTCTACTATGGCTGAAGacttaaaatgcagttttactcAAAAGGGTCAAATTCCAACCTCACAGTCTTTATCTGCTTCTGCTGGAATATCTTTCCTGGTTATCTATACATAGCCCAACACCTGTCTTGCCAGATCCTAAGATGACTTTCTCTACAACTACCATTTAAATAATATCCACTGCACAACAGAAAAGACCATTTCAATATGCacaatgtatatatttattttaaagtttaagTGATGACTTTTTCAGGCTATAAAATACTTGTCACGCAGTATACACATGCACAAATGACTAAATGAAATTACAGATTAAAATACTTCATCTCTACTGGATCTTTAATACCTTCAATGTATTTTCTCAGcaacatttcagaaaacaacaaaGTCAGTTTCTAAGAATGATATGGACATAACTTCAGTTGCTGTAACATTTTGCCAACTCATACCTTCACATTCATAACCCATAATGTAACCAGTAGCTTTCTTCATAGCTTATGGAAATAGCAAACAACATATTGTCCATATTGGCTGCAATAGCCCTCAAAGCAAACCCAGAAAGaccaagtgaaataaaaaagacagaCTGCTGTGCCCCCATTTGGAGATTCTGCCATCACTTCAGAGATTCATAGGGCTTTAGAGCTCCAGCAGCATTTGCTGCCCACAGCCAGGCTCTGAGGAATGCTGATAAGGTACATGCTTTATAAGTTAGTATCTACATTATGGATTGCAGAATAACTTTGCTTTCAGAAGTTCAGAGGATTCATGAAcattattaaagaaatataCTTACAGGatagttttctttaaagttttctCTAGTTTCTTCACTTGGTGCTTGTAAAATTTTAATTCCTGTGCAGTTGGCCtgttagaaagaaaaagcactgTATTATATGTCTTGCATTGGAAGGTATCTATAAACTTCAGTCAAGCGATAAAATAAGAAAGCTTTGCCAGTGCCAAAACATCATTCTGGAAATTATATTCTGCTACATTTCTATGTGACAACAGCAATAAACAGCAAACTAACCACTAGCAGTTGTTATTAACAGTGTAGGGAGGGGCATTCAGCTGTTGCTgccatattttatttctctgattgCAGATTTCACACTACACTTGTACAACTGCTGGtgcttttggtttctttctttgtaaagCAAAGTCTACTGAAATGGCCTTGCAAAGGCTGATACTTATCCTTTCTCACCTTATTTCCAAATCTTTTTTGAGATTCGTATTTTCAAGCAAAAGCTCTTCGTTCCTGGCTTTTGTTTCAGTAAGTTGTTTCTGGAAAGACTGCAGTGTAGACCAcgttatttcttttgtttcactCATTACTTAATCAACAAGTTCAAACAATTTAAAGTATGTCTATGCTAAGAAAGATTCACAACTGCCTGTACCACGAGACAGCATGGATGAGGAATCAGAGGACTAAGGCCAAAAGCTGCATTAAACCACAGGTGGAGAACTGTGACAAAGGAGGTCTATGCAGATCCCAGCAAAGACCCACAGCATAGCGTGGAATTTTTGCATAAAGACAGGGAACCCTaccctgcccagagagggtaCAAGGTTAGAAGACATGGTGGCTCTTGAAGGGTTACCATTTAGAGATCTGCACTAACTTATTCTTGGCAGTTCCATACCGTGAGCAGTGCTCTGTAATTAGGAGTAGCATCTAGATTTAAGAATTCTTCCTTGCTTTTCACTTCTCTCTGTACCTGGTCTTCGTCTTTTTTATAATGCCtaacaaggaaaaaattgttttgtttactGCAATTCAATTAACTCAAAAATCTAAGTTGGTTTAGTTAGCAGTTAtgtatgaaaataatgtttccaTAAACTACAAAGTAAATAGAAATTCTGCCCTAAGATCCACTGCTTTAATTTCTAGGAAAGCTGCTTCATATGCTAATTAAGTGCACTTATCCTCAAGAGAAACTCCAGTACAAGCAAATCCCATCTCAGTTTTCAAGATAATAATCTCAAACTATAGGAATGTTGGGTATCTGCTTATTGCTTTGCACTGTGATAGAGCTGAAACCCCAGTATTCCTTTAGATTTTGGAGATCAGTTGACTGAGAACAACCAATGCAGCAATTCTGGCTAAAGAGGAGgggaagtggaaaaaaaaaaagaaaaggaaaaaagacttAGAGCTCAAGTGTCCTAATATCCCAAACTTCCTAGCTGTCCTGGCCTCCTGACTGAGGAGCTGCTTAGCCTGAACTGACAGTTATTCCCTGAATAAATCCAAACTTCCATGACCATTAGAACGTTTTGCTGTTTCTTACATGCTAGAGACATCTAGAGCACAGAATATTTACCACTATAAGGTTGAAGAACAGTAAGGGGTAAGTAAATTTTGAACTGTAGTACCATAAGGCGTTAGATGAGACCTACCTGAGCTCCTTTTTAATCTGACTAATTTGAGATTCATAATAATCAATTATACAAAGGTacctgaagaaaggaaaaatggcattttgaaT comes from the Pithys albifrons albifrons isolate INPA30051 chromosome 8, PitAlb_v1, whole genome shotgun sequence genome and includes:
- the CEP70 gene encoding centrosomal protein of 70 kDa, encoding MTVKVRNFITKCHTYLSNNTCSLLVKVLSHIDSILRSPRAPPLIYRRSKGPVQNYIKENGQECGFEHLPLTIEMWADQLMALKDLHRSLRKLSLELVPWHPADPQDNRESVRVEDLQFIVDAILEEIENKEKNSQTPSLQTLSGIVSHFQKLFDVNSVNGVYPRMNEVYTKLGEMTNVMRNLHELLELDSSAPPTVVVDTVGKLCDIINKKVTEQVQQLLGTQDIHSIINKLEEHERFFPPFQALIQDLLSLLEISNLDDILPVVRSLKWRAG